A single region of the Granulicella aggregans genome encodes:
- a CDS encoding ABC transporter permease — translation MFLRLLYESFRRQRRRKLLAGVAILLGTTAVTAMLALATTIGDRIHQELAVYGANIVVTPQADLLDVKVGGVNLKPATGGAYLHGKDLEKLHGIFWANNITGVSPELPLVLHATLPLLDSRHSERSEESPHSAQSGDTTSQEPPAIAIDIPALGLWFNHRFASPNDMAQGKGFVTGAPALHPWWKLSGSWPSAPNEIVLGASLAKSINLDAGDTLSLPEPAWQMEAAHRPIPLEVKLKITGIVSTGDATETKALLPLETAQTFAGTPDAISRVEISARTKPEDAFARSDPDKLTGKKHDLWYCSPYANSIAYQIREAIPGANAQQVRQVEQSEGTVLSRISGLMWLISAAALLAAGFAVSAAMATAILERRAEIGLMRSLGASRSSIALLFYSETGLLAVFAGACGYLIGSSLAAWLGAKIFATGTTTFSSIHLATVLNPVLLPIVVGLAIIVAIAGSTPAIRQALRMDPSAILRADA, via the coding sequence ATGTTCCTTCGCCTTCTCTACGAGAGCTTCCGCCGCCAACGCCGCCGCAAGCTGCTGGCCGGAGTCGCCATTCTGCTCGGAACTACGGCGGTGACCGCGATGCTCGCGTTGGCGACGACCATCGGCGACCGGATTCACCAGGAATTGGCCGTCTACGGCGCGAACATCGTAGTCACCCCACAGGCTGACCTCCTCGACGTAAAAGTCGGCGGAGTGAACCTCAAGCCCGCGACTGGCGGGGCCTATCTCCACGGGAAGGACTTAGAGAAACTGCACGGAATCTTCTGGGCCAACAACATCACGGGCGTTAGCCCGGAGCTTCCATTAGTTCTTCACGCGACTCTGCCTTTACTGGACAGCCGTCATTCTGAGCGCAGCGAAGAATCACCGCATTCCGCCCAGAGCGGCGACACCACCTCCCAGGAGCCGCCAGCGATAGCAATCGACATCCCCGCCCTCGGCCTCTGGTTCAACCATCGCTTCGCCAGCCCCAACGATATGGCCCAGGGTAAGGGCTTCGTCACAGGTGCTCCCGCGCTCCATCCCTGGTGGAAGCTCTCCGGCTCTTGGCCCTCGGCTCCTAATGAAATTGTCCTCGGCGCTTCCCTCGCGAAATCTATCAACCTCGACGCCGGGGACACACTTTCTCTGCCAGAGCCCGCATGGCAGATGGAAGCCGCCCATCGTCCAATTCCATTGGAGGTTAAGCTGAAAATTACCGGAATCGTCTCTACCGGAGATGCAACGGAAACAAAGGCGCTTCTGCCTCTCGAAACGGCGCAGACCTTCGCCGGCACCCCCGACGCCATCTCCCGCGTAGAGATCTCCGCCCGCACCAAGCCCGAAGACGCCTTTGCCCGCTCAGACCCGGACAAGCTCACCGGCAAGAAGCACGACCTCTGGTACTGCAGCCCCTACGCGAACTCCATCGCCTACCAGATCCGCGAGGCCATCCCCGGCGCGAACGCCCAGCAGGTTCGCCAGGTCGAGCAGAGCGAGGGCACTGTGCTCTCCCGCATCAGCGGCCTGATGTGGCTCATCAGCGCGGCGGCGTTATTGGCGGCAGGCTTTGCCGTCTCCGCCGCCATGGCTACCGCCATCCTAGAACGCCGTGCCGAGATCGGCCTGATGCGCTCGCTCGGAGCGAGCCGCTCCTCTATCGCGCTCCTCTTCTACTCCGAGACCGGCCTCCTCGCCGTCTTCGCTGGAGCCTGCGGCTATCTCATCGGTTCGTCGCTCGCCGCTTGGCTCGGCGCGAAGATCTTCGCCACCGGCACCACCACCTTCTCCTCGATCCACCTCGCAACGGTCCTGAACCCGGTTCTGCTACCCATCGTCGTCGGCCTCGCCATAATCGTTGCCATCGCCGGAAGCACCCCGGCGATCCGGCAAGCGCTGCGCATGGACCCCTCCGCCATCCTGCGAGCCGACGCATGA
- a CDS encoding ABC transporter permease: MTLNMSTILRRSLIHRRSRSLSALVALTVSAGVATALLTLYADLDAKLHHEFRSFGANIVVTAPSSATLPQNALAEVQQAAGPDALIAPFAYAVATTDRGTPVVVAGTDFAAVKKLDASWAIENGAWPDPSDPQAALIGQRAANFIADEHAVKLTFAGKPLVLHGTGRLKTGGDEDSRIYMPLPAFTAWTGTTTSVIEVQVSGNVAKVEAAISQLKSALPGVQIQPVRQLVEGESRIVDRTHTLMYAAVLLIALTVGVSVLATLSASVLERRRDFALMKALGGSQSQLISLFLLEAALIAFAGVIAGYIIGSGLAWAISETNFGTASLPRIGVLPLVLLLNMAIAVMAALFPARVLRGLEPAALLKGE; the protein is encoded by the coding sequence ATGACGCTTAACATGAGCACCATCCTTCGCCGCTCGCTGATTCACCGCCGTTCCCGCAGTCTCTCCGCGCTCGTCGCCCTCACCGTCTCGGCGGGAGTCGCAACTGCGCTGCTCACCCTCTACGCCGACCTCGACGCCAAGCTCCACCACGAGTTCCGCAGCTTTGGCGCAAACATCGTCGTCACCGCACCCTCATCTGCAACGCTTCCGCAGAACGCTCTCGCCGAAGTCCAGCAAGCCGCCGGTCCCGACGCGCTCATCGCTCCCTTCGCCTACGCTGTCGCCACGACTGACCGTGGCACGCCCGTTGTAGTCGCCGGAACTGACTTCGCCGCCGTCAAGAAGCTCGACGCCTCGTGGGCGATTGAAAACGGCGCATGGCCCGATCCATCCGACCCACAAGCCGCCCTGATAGGCCAGCGCGCCGCAAACTTCATCGCCGACGAGCACGCCGTCAAGCTCACCTTCGCGGGCAAGCCCCTCGTGTTGCATGGAACCGGCCGACTCAAAACGGGCGGCGACGAAGACAGCCGCATCTACATGCCGCTCCCCGCCTTCACCGCATGGACAGGCACCACCACCAGCGTCATCGAAGTCCAGGTATCCGGCAACGTCGCGAAGGTCGAAGCCGCAATATCCCAGCTCAAGTCAGCCCTCCCCGGAGTGCAGATCCAACCCGTCCGCCAGCTCGTAGAAGGCGAGTCCCGCATCGTCGACCGCACCCACACCCTCATGTACGCGGCCGTGCTGCTCATCGCGCTCACGGTCGGGGTCTCGGTGCTGGCGACGCTCTCAGCCAGCGTCCTCGAACGCCGCCGCGACTTCGCCCTGATGAAGGCGCTCGGCGGCTCGCAATCGCAACTCATCAGCCTGTTCCTGCTCGAAGCCGCGCTGATAGCCTTCGCCGGAGTCATCGCCGGATACATCATCGGCTCAGGCCTCGCCTGGGCCATCAGCGAGACAAACTTCGGCACCGCCTCGCTCCCACGCATCGGAGTCCTGCCACTTGTCTTACTCTTAAACATGGCGATCGCGGTGATGGCAGCTCTCTTCCCCGCCCGCGTCCTGCGCGGCCTCGAACCCGCCGCGCTCCTGAAGGGTGAATAA
- a CDS encoding ABC transporter ATP-binding protein: MSTPGTESVISLNAVTREYASHGNVVRALDSATFAINAGEWVAITGPSGSGKSTLVNMLGCLDRPTSGTLKIDGTDVASMSATELDRFRADKIGFIFQQFHLIPYLSAIENVMLAQYFHSMTDESEARTALEKVGLGARTSHLPSELSGGEQQRVCIARALINNPPILLADEPTGNLDAANQKIVANLLAELHRYGHTIVMVTHDPEMAALAQRKIALSHGKVFCHPTSSSRMIRLQR, from the coding sequence TTGTCGACCCCCGGAACCGAATCCGTCATCTCCCTCAACGCGGTCACGCGCGAGTACGCCAGCCACGGCAACGTCGTCCGCGCCCTCGACTCGGCCACCTTCGCCATCAACGCCGGCGAGTGGGTCGCCATCACCGGCCCCTCAGGCTCCGGCAAGTCTACCCTCGTCAACATGCTCGGCTGCCTCGACCGTCCCACCAGCGGCACGCTCAAGATCGACGGCACAGACGTTGCCTCCATGTCCGCAACGGAACTAGACCGTTTCCGCGCCGACAAGATCGGCTTCATCTTCCAGCAGTTCCACCTGATCCCCTACTTGTCGGCCATTGAAAACGTCATGCTCGCGCAGTACTTCCACTCCATGACCGACGAGTCCGAAGCCCGCACCGCGCTCGAAAAGGTCGGCCTCGGCGCACGCACATCCCACTTACCTAGCGAACTCTCCGGCGGCGAGCAGCAGCGAGTCTGCATCGCCCGCGCGCTGATCAACAATCCCCCGATCTTGCTGGCTGACGAACCCACCGGCAACCTCGACGCCGCCAACCAGAAGATCGTCGCCAACCTACTCGCCGAGCTCCATCGCTACGGCCACACCATTGTCATGGTCACCCACGACCCTGAGATGGCCGCCCTGGCGCAACGCAAGATCGCACTCAGCCACGGCAAGGTCTTCTGCCACCCGACGTCGTCTTCAAGAATGATTCGCCTGCAGCGCTGA
- a CDS encoding NAD(+)/NADH kinase — protein MHLAAIISKPQKPELRTILPDLIAWLSRRGYNSIVDPDSAHYIDASDPIDREEMPEQNPDLVIVLGGDGTLLSAARAFAKTTVPILSVNLGSLGFLTEIPLAELYTTLEAWCENCAGIELRSMMRIELHRDGQLFQKWDALNDAVVAKGAIARMANFIVALDNQFVASFRADGVIVSTPTGSTAYNLAADGPIVMPSVDAMMVTPICPHLLTIRPIVVPGESTISVHLEGVPSQTFLTVDGQEAVEIHRGDSISCCKSEYSVRLLRLRPNGLFNVLRSKLKWG, from the coding sequence ATGCACCTGGCCGCTATCATCTCAAAACCGCAGAAGCCTGAGCTCAGGACGATTCTTCCTGATCTGATCGCGTGGCTCTCCCGCCGTGGATATAACTCCATCGTTGACCCGGACAGCGCGCACTACATTGACGCGTCGGACCCGATCGACCGCGAAGAGATGCCGGAGCAGAATCCGGACCTTGTGATCGTTCTGGGTGGCGATGGGACGCTACTCTCTGCCGCGCGCGCGTTTGCCAAGACGACGGTTCCCATACTGAGCGTGAATCTTGGGTCGTTGGGATTTCTGACCGAGATCCCGCTGGCCGAGCTCTATACGACCCTCGAAGCGTGGTGCGAGAACTGCGCGGGCATCGAGTTGCGCAGCATGATGCGGATTGAGCTCCACCGCGATGGGCAGCTCTTCCAGAAGTGGGATGCGTTGAATGACGCCGTTGTGGCGAAGGGCGCGATTGCGCGCATGGCGAACTTTATCGTGGCGCTGGATAACCAGTTTGTCGCTTCGTTCCGTGCGGATGGTGTGATTGTTTCTACGCCGACGGGTTCTACTGCTTACAATCTCGCTGCGGATGGGCCGATCGTCATGCCCAGCGTCGATGCCATGATGGTGACGCCGATATGCCCGCATTTGTTGACGATTCGTCCGATCGTGGTGCCGGGGGAGTCGACGATCAGTGTGCACCTTGAGGGAGTGCCCAGCCAGACCTTCCTGACGGTGGATGGCCAGGAGGCGGTGGAGATTCATCGCGGGGACAGCATCAGTTGTTGTAAGTCGGAGTACAGCGTGAGGCTGTTGAGGCTGCGGCCGAATGGATTGTTTAATGTGCTGCGGTCGAAGTTGAAGTGGGGTTGA
- a CDS encoding TlyA family RNA methyltransferase, giving the protein MVSRERAQAMILAGRVLVNEQRIDKPGTAVAGDVTIRMLGDDLKYVSRGGLKLEKALDYWKIDVAGLACIDVGASTGGFTDCMLQAGARSVLAVDTGYGQIAEKFRHDERVTLRERTNARLLNEGELVREDPADTPVFLAMDVSFISATLVLPAVVGALALPGERWQGEAVVLVKPQFEAGRENVGKGGIVRDPDARKYAIERVWECAESLGGCALEVIDSPIRGMEGNHEYLLHVLFEGKADDVQRR; this is encoded by the coding sequence GTGGTGTCGCGGGAGCGGGCGCAGGCGATGATACTCGCCGGGCGCGTGCTGGTGAATGAACAGCGCATCGACAAGCCCGGAACGGCGGTTGCAGGCGACGTTACCATCCGTATGCTCGGCGACGATCTCAAGTACGTGAGCCGGGGCGGCCTAAAGCTCGAGAAGGCTCTCGACTATTGGAAGATCGACGTGGCGGGCCTCGCCTGCATCGACGTGGGAGCTTCCACCGGAGGGTTTACGGACTGCATGCTGCAGGCTGGAGCCCGCAGCGTTCTCGCTGTGGATACAGGCTATGGGCAGATCGCGGAGAAGTTCCGGCATGACGAGCGAGTGACTCTTCGCGAGCGGACGAACGCAAGGCTGCTGAATGAAGGCGAGTTGGTCCGTGAAGACCCCGCCGATACGCCGGTCTTTCTTGCCATGGACGTCTCTTTCATCTCGGCGACCCTGGTGCTGCCTGCGGTAGTCGGGGCCCTTGCGCTGCCGGGCGAGCGCTGGCAGGGCGAGGCAGTGGTGCTGGTAAAGCCGCAGTTTGAAGCGGGCCGGGAGAACGTCGGCAAGGGGGGAATCGTTCGCGATCCCGACGCGCGAAAGTACGCGATTGAGCGCGTGTGGGAGTGCGCGGAGTCGCTGGGCGGCTGTGCGCTTGAGGTGATCGATTCGCCGATCCGCGGGATGGAAGGCAATCATGAATATCTGCTGCACGTGTTGTTCGAGGGCAAGGCGGATGACGTGCAAAGAAGGTGA
- a CDS encoding RNA polymerase sigma factor, whose amino-acid sequence MQEDAHLLSLVQRGDERAMASLYDRYSKVVYSVALRVLRDPAAAEDVLQEIFMQVWRNPDSFIATRGSLGGWLAVVSRNRSIDALRRRRPTEDVEDVALAAPCDLGNEAERNIMMEKARLVIHKLPAEQRKTLEMAFFDGLTHSEIAEMTGDPLGTVKTRIRSALLTLRKAFQS is encoded by the coding sequence ATGCAGGAGGATGCACATCTCCTCTCACTCGTTCAGCGGGGCGATGAACGAGCCATGGCTTCGTTGTACGACCGATATTCGAAGGTCGTCTACTCAGTCGCACTTCGGGTGCTTCGCGACCCGGCTGCGGCCGAAGACGTCCTACAGGAAATTTTTATGCAGGTTTGGCGAAATCCCGATAGCTTCATCGCGACAAGAGGCAGCCTTGGTGGCTGGCTCGCCGTCGTCTCTCGGAATCGCTCGATCGATGCTCTGCGCAGAAGGCGGCCCACGGAAGACGTCGAAGACGTCGCCCTCGCCGCTCCCTGCGATCTCGGCAATGAAGCCGAGCGAAATATCATGATGGAGAAAGCCCGGCTCGTGATCCACAAGTTGCCCGCCGAACAGCGCAAAACACTTGAGATGGCCTTCTTTGACGGCCTCACCCACTCCGAGATCGCGGAGATGACAGGCGATCCTCTTGGCACCGTGAAAACACGCATCCGCAGCGCGCTCCTGACGCTGAGAAAGGCCTTCCAGTCATGA
- a CDS encoding anti-sigma factor: MSANNQNGNNHVEHDDLALYAMHFLTEQEAEAVEAHIDTCAGCTDAIALLRGDLAALAVTAEMVTPPAAARQRFMTQVAREKKIIPFDRPVHQDLGSPLADHIAIGDEVVAQHTSAARVLPWVSWVGWAVAAGVTVLATDLYRDRDLLRSAVAQQATQISTLSTDAQRERSIMGALTDPDAMRVTLVKTPSKTTPIGRASYVAGKGALLFTASNLDPLDPSKTYELWIIPADGTSPIPAGTFSPDMHGDAALVMPDIPKGIIAKAFGITVEDQGGSLKPTSPIVLQGE, translated from the coding sequence ATGAGTGCAAACAACCAGAACGGTAATAATCATGTCGAACACGACGATCTCGCGCTCTACGCCATGCACTTCCTGACTGAGCAGGAGGCCGAAGCCGTCGAGGCTCACATCGATACCTGCGCCGGTTGCACCGACGCGATCGCTCTCCTGCGTGGAGATCTCGCGGCCCTCGCCGTCACTGCGGAGATGGTCACCCCGCCAGCCGCGGCCCGCCAGAGGTTCATGACCCAGGTCGCCCGCGAGAAGAAGATCATCCCCTTCGACCGGCCTGTCCATCAGGATCTCGGCAGCCCTCTTGCCGACCACATCGCCATCGGCGATGAGGTCGTCGCGCAGCATACCTCCGCCGCCCGGGTTCTGCCCTGGGTCAGTTGGGTAGGCTGGGCAGTCGCTGCCGGAGTCACGGTGCTGGCTACAGACCTCTACCGGGACCGCGACCTGCTCCGCTCCGCCGTCGCACAGCAAGCAACGCAGATATCGACTCTGTCTACGGACGCGCAAAGGGAGCGGTCCATCATGGGCGCTCTCACAGACCCTGATGCGATGCGCGTGACCCTCGTCAAGACCCCCTCGAAGACGACCCCGATTGGAAGGGCCTCCTACGTAGCCGGCAAGGGCGCGCTGCTCTTCACTGCAAGCAATCTCGATCCACTCGATCCGTCCAAGACCTACGAGCTTTGGATCATCCCAGCCGACGGAACCAGCCCCATTCCCGCTGGCACCTTCAGCCCCGACATGCACGGAGACGCAGCTCTGGTCATGCCGGACATCCCCAAGGGGATCATCGCCAAGGCCTTCGGCATCACCGTGGAAGACCAGGGCGGCTCGCTTAAGCCCACTTCGCCTATCGTCCTTCAGGGCGAATAA
- a CDS encoding YncE family protein, with product MQLAGNQTSAGNKVSQSLRPAVTRYGRRTATAALVMGLFSVVGCGNNYRPVITAINPVGPAGQPTKYAVAISDPNLGDPNGTLPGLVTFVDFSGDTVLITANIGVKPYYLILGASGSTGITLNQDGTVNSFGISTSLLSSAVQQTTLLQNPTGAPLPTSIFPQGTYTYITQPGRASVAELAGSPLTLRQELAPVGAAPIYIAGVASAPRIYALSPSATAGSPGTATPIETSTNTPSTALPVGVNPVYGVMTADARRAFVMNQGSNTVSVIDAQNNQLDTGVTNGTIQDPNAVAPIWADFAPTLSELVVANEGTGTDNGSVSIFSIPLCSALSPTGNPNCNVNNPIDATGFGALVANIPVGKNPLMVGVLQDGTQAYVINQGDSTVSVINLKTNTVTATIPVPATPNPTFLAVTTGTPTGKVYVTSTTSKLMTVIRTDTNQVDTAISLQGYGIQVRMTAQ from the coding sequence TTGCAATTAGCAGGGAATCAGACGTCGGCAGGGAACAAGGTGTCGCAGAGTTTGCGGCCAGCAGTCACACGTTACGGCCGTCGCACAGCGACGGCGGCACTCGTTATGGGGTTGTTTTCGGTTGTTGGATGCGGGAATAACTACCGCCCGGTAATCACGGCGATCAACCCGGTAGGGCCGGCCGGTCAGCCGACGAAGTACGCGGTGGCTATCTCCGATCCGAACCTTGGTGACCCGAACGGCACGCTGCCTGGCCTGGTCACGTTTGTCGACTTTTCCGGCGACACCGTGCTGATCACCGCGAATATCGGGGTGAAGCCGTACTACCTGATCCTGGGTGCGAGCGGATCGACGGGCATCACGCTGAACCAGGATGGGACGGTGAACTCCTTCGGTATCTCGACGAGCCTCTTGTCGAGTGCCGTTCAGCAGACGACGTTGCTGCAGAATCCTACTGGTGCGCCGCTTCCGACGAGCATCTTTCCGCAAGGAACCTATACGTACATCACGCAGCCGGGGCGCGCCTCTGTTGCAGAGCTTGCAGGCAGCCCTCTCACGCTACGACAGGAGCTTGCGCCGGTGGGCGCCGCGCCGATCTACATTGCGGGCGTTGCTTCGGCGCCCCGAATCTATGCGCTTAGCCCGAGCGCAACGGCAGGCTCTCCGGGCACGGCGACTCCGATCGAGACCTCGACCAATACTCCCTCGACGGCGCTGCCTGTGGGCGTGAATCCGGTGTATGGCGTGATGACAGCGGACGCGCGGCGTGCCTTTGTGATGAACCAGGGATCGAACACCGTGTCGGTGATCGACGCACAGAACAACCAGTTGGACACGGGCGTGACTAATGGCACGATTCAGGACCCGAACGCGGTCGCTCCGATCTGGGCCGATTTCGCTCCGACTCTCTCCGAGCTGGTGGTTGCGAACGAGGGGACGGGAACGGATAACGGCAGCGTGAGCATCTTCAGCATTCCGCTATGCTCCGCGCTTTCGCCGACGGGAAATCCTAACTGCAACGTCAACAATCCGATCGATGCGACGGGATTCGGCGCTCTGGTGGCAAATATCCCGGTGGGCAAGAATCCGCTGATGGTAGGTGTGCTGCAGGACGGCACCCAGGCTTACGTGATCAACCAGGGCGACAGCACGGTCTCGGTGATCAACCTGAAGACGAACACGGTCACGGCGACGATCCCGGTTCCCGCTACCCCAAACCCGACCTTCCTGGCGGTGACGACCGGAACCCCGACAGGTAAGGTCTACGTGACATCAACGACATCCAAGCTGATGACGGTCATTCGCACGGATACGAACCAGGTGGATACGGCGATCTCGCTTCAGGGATATGGGATCCAGGTGAGAATGACGGCGCAGTAA
- a CDS encoding DUF92 domain-containing protein, with protein MSERPGAGRAIQTRRLKPVPASRDRKQSDLLTGAVGFLLIIKLAVESWRLHGIGPFHKSFYAACVFSLLFAFFVWVVRSATAPAAAMGGVICMDLLLRQRDGFDAQNSAIVSLILLFILTFAATRFGRSRKESLGVAERRTGRCASQVIANLGAAGLLAATGSQGTAISTLGLAACVAALAEATADTVSSEIGQALAGTRFGATILITSGRAVPPGTDGGISLAGTFAGILAAALVVMVSPFAYTFGPALCIFSGALAGLIFDSVLGATVERKGWLNNDLVNFASTLLAAAVAWAAHALLLPITSTQL; from the coding sequence ATGAGCGAGCGCCCCGGCGCAGGGCGTGCTATCCAAACCAGGCGGTTGAAGCCCGTCCCCGCCTCGCGCGACCGCAAGCAGAGTGACCTGCTCACCGGCGCCGTAGGCTTCCTGCTGATCATCAAGCTAGCCGTCGAATCCTGGCGGCTCCACGGCATCGGCCCGTTCCACAAATCCTTCTACGCCGCCTGCGTCTTCAGCCTCCTCTTTGCCTTCTTCGTCTGGGTCGTCCGCTCCGCCACGGCACCCGCAGCAGCCATGGGCGGTGTCATCTGTATGGACCTGTTGTTGCGCCAGAGAGATGGCTTTGACGCCCAGAACTCCGCCATCGTCTCTTTGATCTTGCTCTTCATCCTCACCTTCGCCGCAACCCGGTTCGGTCGCTCGCGCAAAGAGTCACTGGGCGTCGCGGAACGCCGAACCGGCAGGTGCGCCTCGCAGGTCATCGCCAACCTCGGTGCGGCTGGTTTGCTCGCTGCTACGGGATCTCAGGGAACCGCTATCTCCACTCTCGGCCTCGCTGCCTGCGTCGCCGCTCTCGCCGAGGCCACCGCAGACACCGTCTCCTCAGAGATCGGTCAGGCGCTGGCCGGCACTCGCTTTGGAGCGACGATTCTCATCACCTCCGGCCGCGCAGTTCCGCCCGGCACCGATGGAGGCATCAGCCTTGCGGGGACTTTCGCAGGCATTCTTGCGGCTGCCCTGGTCGTCATGGTCAGCCCGTTCGCCTATACCTTCGGGCCCGCACTCTGCATCTTCTCGGGAGCCCTCGCGGGACTGATCTTCGACAGCGTCCTCGGAGCGACCGTCGAACGCAAAGGCTGGCTCAATAACGACCTGGTCAACTTCGCATCCACGCTGCTGGCTGCCGCCGTGGCCTGGGCCGCTCATGCTCTCCTGCTGCCGATCACTTCGACGCAGCTTTAG
- a CDS encoding YdcF family protein, which translates to MTSPTVPTRSRASGNFLRRVVGLVLLGALGWFGWVYLQIDTVAREDHAQPADAIAVFGAAEYSGHPSPVLHARLDHAVELYKKQIAPLVITLGGGGDKDSGTTEGGVGRDYLLANGVPYDKIIAETRSVDTEQQVQRLAAIAQADGLEKIVVVSDGTHLFRIRELCKAAGLDVYTSPRPAVGHVSDFEMLRRYVHEMLSYTSLRLNLHASWVHRWLENKDEL; encoded by the coding sequence ATGACTTCTCCCACTGTTCCAACTCGAAGCCGCGCCTCCGGGAATTTTCTGCGGAGGGTGGTGGGGCTGGTTCTGCTGGGGGCGCTGGGCTGGTTTGGCTGGGTGTATCTGCAGATCGACACGGTGGCTCGCGAAGACCATGCGCAGCCTGCGGACGCGATCGCGGTGTTTGGCGCGGCGGAGTATTCAGGGCATCCTTCGCCGGTGCTCCATGCGCGTTTGGACCATGCGGTGGAGTTATACAAGAAGCAGATCGCTCCGTTAGTCATCACGCTCGGTGGCGGCGGGGATAAGGACTCCGGCACGACCGAGGGTGGAGTCGGCAGGGATTATCTGCTGGCGAACGGCGTTCCGTACGACAAGATCATCGCGGAGACGCGGTCGGTCGACACGGAGCAGCAGGTGCAGCGGCTGGCTGCGATTGCGCAGGCGGACGGGCTGGAGAAGATCGTGGTGGTGTCAGATGGGACGCACCTGTTTCGCATCCGGGAGCTATGCAAGGCGGCGGGGCTGGATGTGTATACGTCTCCGCGACCGGCTGTGGGGCATGTAAGCGACTTTGAGATGCTTCGTCGGTATGTGCACGAGATGTTGAGCTATACTTCGCTGCGGTTGAATCTTCATGCTAGCTGGGTGCACCGGTGGCTGGAGAACAAGGACGAACTCTAG
- a CDS encoding L-threonylcarbamoyladenylate synthase — translation MTAEILRIHPDEPEPALVKTVVDSLNMGQVVALPTDTFYGLAVDPVNLRAVDRIYEIKTRARHKPLSLLISEVAQAYELAREIDTAFDRLAEKFWPGPLTIIVKAGGKLPLRVTANTGNVALRVPEAAISRAVVAKLGLPITATSANLSGYPECTYANCVRDQLGDQIPLIVDGGPTARAIPTTIVDLSGGGNSWMIVREGAIATHEIALTLQR, via the coding sequence TTGACGGCTGAGATTTTGCGGATTCATCCCGACGAACCGGAACCGGCGCTCGTCAAGACGGTTGTGGACAGCCTGAATATGGGCCAGGTAGTCGCGCTGCCGACGGACACGTTCTATGGGCTTGCGGTCGATCCGGTGAACCTGCGGGCGGTGGACCGGATCTACGAGATCAAGACGCGGGCGCGGCACAAGCCGCTTTCGCTACTGATCTCCGAGGTGGCGCAGGCGTATGAGCTGGCACGCGAGATCGACACGGCGTTCGACCGGCTGGCGGAGAAGTTCTGGCCGGGGCCGCTGACGATCATCGTGAAGGCGGGCGGCAAGCTGCCGCTGCGGGTGACTGCGAACACGGGCAATGTCGCGCTGCGGGTTCCAGAGGCTGCGATCTCGCGGGCGGTGGTGGCGAAGCTGGGGCTGCCGATTACGGCGACCTCCGCAAACCTGAGCGGATATCCGGAGTGTACGTATGCGAATTGCGTGCGCGACCAGTTGGGAGACCAGATTCCGTTGATCGTGGATGGCGGCCCGACGGCGCGAGCGATTCCGACGACGATTGTGGACCTTTCGGGCGGCGGGAACTCGTGGATGATTGTGCGCGAGGGAGCGATTGCGACCCACGAGATTGCGCTGACGCTGCAACGTTAG